One bacterium DNA window includes the following coding sequences:
- a CDS encoding T9SS type A sorting domain-containing protein — protein MKNLTKKLILTSLMALMAFSSAFGQNGTLRAKFVKSTDGSPVTDATFSAVLASNNQSYGVRTPNAQGEMEWSLPPGNYYVKRQTGNYVATNSVTVTLLAGETNSTLVTNPTSLTPLAFLRAKFVKSTDGTPVTDATFTAVLTSNNQNQGTRTPNAQGEMEWALPPGNYYVKLLTGYYVATNSVTVTLVAGETNSSLVTNPTSLTPSTILRAKFVKTTDGTPVTDATFTAVSTSNNQNQGTRTPNSQGEMEWVLAPGNYYVKLLTGNYVAANSVTVTLANGETNSTLVTNPTQIVPKSIIRAKFINSHDGSPITDATFRFFDQNGNYYTAQTPDANGIIESMVSPANFRVQLHSGLYVAYTSGSITVEPGTTNTAFVDTARVLTPLGVKAHFVNSNNTAVISGKTVKITDGSNNTVATQNTNANGDVLIQLAPGSYTMKAFDNDVNYQTQNIPITITSSALLDKGTINMAQNVFALSFDGVGDYVDAGNDASLGTVTSAITIETWILRKTGGSNSQHVISKGGGWGNTGFNLHFYSTGGEPNMLRFEVRGSGALIWDFYNVVTNIGYDQWHHLAVVWDKNTMPAPKVIIDGTLVYNASGDYTGTINASSYNLFIGRNSGINGGDFKGNLDEVRLWNVARTQAEIQASMSTHLSGSESGLLAYYKTDEGTGSLINDIAGANSQGALMGNTSWLSTTFPHISGTMTKILAGIFYESAYTDTTGEMKKDLSTIPMEFGLESNFPNPFNPTTTLRYALKEDVRVSLKVYNLLGQEVRNLVNEYQSAGFKNVLWDGKNNQGKQVPSGVYIYRLEAGSFKMSKKMNLIK, from the coding sequence ATGAAAAACCTTACAAAAAAACTAATTCTTACATCGCTGATGGCTCTCATGGCTTTCAGTTCCGCCTTCGGGCAAAACGGTACTTTACGGGCAAAGTTCGTGAAAAGTACTGATGGTTCGCCGGTAACGGATGCGACATTTTCCGCCGTATTGGCCTCAAATAATCAAAGTTACGGTGTACGGACGCCAAATGCTCAGGGTGAAATGGAGTGGTCATTACCGCCTGGAAACTATTACGTAAAACGGCAAACAGGAAACTATGTTGCCACCAACTCAGTTACGGTTACCTTATTAGCAGGGGAGACAAATTCAACACTCGTGACCAATCCTACATCTCTTACCCCGCTCGCCTTTTTACGCGCTAAATTCGTGAAAAGCACAGATGGTACGCCAGTAACCGATGCAACATTTACCGCAGTATTAACCTCCAACAATCAAAACCAAGGTACGCGCACACCAAATGCTCAAGGTGAAATGGAGTGGGCATTACCTCCAGGAAATTATTATGTAAAGCTTCTAACAGGATACTACGTTGCTACTAATTCTGTTACAGTTACTTTAGTTGCCGGAGAAACTAATTCTTCGCTCGTAACCAACCCCACTTCTTTGACCCCGAGTACCATCTTACGCGCTAAATTCGTGAAGACCACCGATGGTACGCCGGTAACCGATGCGACATTTACTGCAGTATCAACCTCTAATAATCAAAACCAAGGTACACGTACCCCAAATTCTCAAGGCGAAATGGAGTGGGTATTAGCTCCTGGAAATTATTATGTAAAATTACTAACAGGTAACTACGTTGCAGCCAACTCTGTTACGGTTACTTTAGCCAACGGTGAAACTAATTCTACTCTTGTAACCAATCCGACCCAAATAGTTCCTAAATCTATAATCAGAGCCAAATTCATTAACAGTCATGACGGAAGCCCAATAACAGACGCAACTTTTCGTTTTTTTGATCAAAACGGCAATTATTATACAGCACAAACGCCTGACGCCAACGGAATTATCGAGTCAATGGTTTCACCGGCCAATTTTCGTGTGCAGTTACATTCAGGTCTTTATGTTGCATACACCAGCGGGTCCATTACCGTCGAGCCGGGAACCACAAATACCGCCTTTGTCGATACGGCACGTGTTCTTACCCCTCTGGGCGTCAAAGCGCATTTTGTCAACTCCAACAATACTGCAGTGATTAGCGGAAAAACCGTCAAAATCACAGATGGTTCTAATAATACAGTGGCCACACAAAACACCAACGCCAATGGCGATGTGTTGATACAGCTTGCGCCCGGCTCATATACGATGAAAGCCTTTGATAACGACGTCAATTATCAAACTCAAAACATCCCTATCACCATTACGAGCAGCGCTCTCTTGGATAAAGGCACCATTAATATGGCGCAAAATGTCTTCGCCCTTTCTTTTGACGGTGTCGGCGATTACGTGGATGCAGGCAATGATGCAAGTCTTGGAACGGTTACGTCGGCTATTACTATTGAGACATGGATACTGCGAAAAACCGGAGGAAGCAATAGCCAACACGTCATCAGCAAAGGTGGCGGCTGGGGCAATACCGGATTCAATCTGCACTTTTATTCTACAGGCGGAGAGCCCAACATGCTGCGTTTTGAAGTAAGAGGTAGTGGTGCTCTTATTTGGGATTTTTACAATGTTGTCACTAATATCGGTTATGATCAATGGCACCATTTAGCGGTAGTTTGGGATAAAAACACAATGCCAGCTCCTAAGGTAATTATTGATGGCACACTTGTGTACAATGCCAGCGGGGATTACACAGGCACTATTAACGCAAGCTCATATAATCTATTTATCGGGCGTAACAGCGGGATCAACGGAGGCGATTTTAAAGGTAATCTTGATGAAGTTCGCCTGTGGAATGTCGCTCGCACGCAAGCGGAAATTCAAGCTTCAATGAGCACTCATCTGTCTGGTTCTGAGTCCGGTCTGTTAGCTTATTATAAAACCGACGAAGGTACCGGATCTCTGATCAACGACATTGCCGGAGCTAATAGCCAGGGCGCTTTGATGGGAAATACGTCTTGGTTATCCACGACCTTCCCCCATATCTCAGGCACCATGACAAAAATTTTGGCCGGCATTTTTTATGAATCAGCCTACACGGACACTACGGGCGAAATGAAAAAAGACTTGAGTACGATTCCTATGGAATTTGGCTTAGAATCCAACTTCCCCAATCCGTTTAACCCGACGACGACGTTGCGTTATGCGCTCAAAGAAGATGTGCGCGTCAGTCTGAAGGTATACAATCTTCTTGGTCAGGAAGTGCGTAACCTCGTCAATGAGTATCAGTCAGCCGGGTTCAAAAATGTGCTTTGGGATGGCAAAAACAATCAAGGCAAACAAGTACCGAGCGGTGTCTATATTTACCGACTTGAAGCCGGTAGCTTTAAAATGTCCAAGAAAATGAATCTTATTAAGTAG
- a CDS encoding polysaccharide biosynthesis C-terminal domain-containing protein, with the protein MTSQSSQHHKETREVARGAFINLIGNFGKLSHFAFDLIATRVLGQTLFGYFSTTWLLMHLSFIVCYFGAHRLVIDFVVRYKDTDEDEYYKSILGYIILSLGLSAFLVLNVYLFADHLAAYMGKPPVADYMKIMVWCAPFYCLTTILMTATRGLKIMKLWVFIRNGFEPLVDLILLLVVFFVFGSIAAPFWAKMIAFTLGSGLSIYYFRKHFSMRRIFSHLPDGSTWKRIFSFGFPVMFADFISVVILKVEIIPLSILVPSAQVAVFQVILNTGNTMRNIPQAIDPIMMPVVVAMRQRNDMRALEGIFATLIRSSLFLACGFFVLTTIYGDFLLRIFADEFAYAAGALSIVCFGMMIHTVTSNIEPVLVMSGYPYLNLFNNVFLVAVSMTLDFILIPTYGIFGAAIGNLTGCLLTAALQIAEVHLILKIHPFRRDLLHIVWIGLGCYIIFKGLDFLFPAWTDLLIYDIICVCIFTAFYLYVGWKLFLHDEERILFSSMIHKPQSE; encoded by the coding sequence TTGACATCCCAATCGTCGCAACACCACAAAGAAACCCGCGAAGTCGCCCGTGGGGCTTTTATCAACCTCATCGGCAATTTCGGCAAACTATCTCATTTTGCGTTTGATCTGATCGCTACGCGTGTGCTCGGGCAAACTCTTTTCGGTTACTTCAGCACGACATGGCTTTTGATGCACTTATCATTCATCGTGTGTTATTTCGGCGCACACCGGCTGGTGATTGATTTTGTCGTACGCTATAAAGATACCGACGAAGACGAATATTATAAAAGCATCCTTGGCTATATCATCCTGAGTTTAGGGCTCAGCGCTTTCTTAGTACTCAATGTCTATCTTTTCGCCGATCATCTAGCCGCTTATATGGGCAAACCGCCCGTCGCCGACTATATGAAAATCATGGTATGGTGTGCACCGTTTTACTGTCTTACCACCATCCTCATGACCGCCACACGCGGCCTCAAAATCATGAAACTTTGGGTTTTTATTCGCAATGGATTTGAACCGTTGGTGGATCTGATTCTGCTTCTCGTCGTGTTTTTTGTTTTCGGTTCGATAGCCGCACCGTTCTGGGCCAAAATGATCGCATTTACGCTCGGTAGCGGGTTATCGATATATTATTTTAGAAAACATTTTTCGATGCGGCGGATTTTTTCACATCTTCCGGATGGTTCGACTTGGAAACGCATTTTTTCTTTCGGCTTCCCGGTGATGTTTGCCGATTTTATTTCAGTAGTCATCCTTAAAGTCGAAATCATCCCGCTCAGTATTCTCGTGCCGAGCGCACAAGTCGCCGTTTTTCAGGTCATCCTCAATACCGGCAACACCATGCGTAATATACCGCAAGCGATTGACCCTATCATGATGCCGGTCGTGGTCGCCATGCGCCAGCGCAATGATATGCGCGCCCTGGAGGGTATTTTTGCTACGCTGATTCGCTCAAGTCTTTTTTTGGCCTGTGGCTTTTTTGTTCTTACGACGATTTACGGTGATTTTTTACTGCGTATATTTGCTGACGAATTTGCTTATGCCGCCGGCGCATTATCTATCGTATGCTTCGGTATGATGATTCATACCGTTACCAGCAACATTGAACCCGTCCTTGTCATGTCGGGGTATCCTTATTTGAATTTATTTAACAATGTATTTCTTGTTGCTGTGAGCATGACCCTTGATTTTATACTTATACCCACGTACGGGATATTTGGTGCGGCCATCGGCAATCTGACCGGATGTTTGTTAACTGCGGCTTTGCAAATCGCCGAGGTACACCTCATACTCAAAATACATCCTTTTCGTCGGGATCTTCTTCATATCGTATGGATTGGTCTTGGATGTTATATTATTTTTAAAGGCTTGGATTTTCTTTTTCCGGCGTGGACCGATCTTTTGATTTACGATATAATATGTGTTTGTATTTTTACGGCGTTTTATCTTTATGTCGGATGGAAACTGTTTTTACACGATGAGGAACGTATCTTGTTTTCATCCATGATACACAAACCCCAATCCGAATAG
- a CDS encoding insulinase family protein, translated as MQRRTFVLLFLSLSLTSLFAQTGETIPMDPAVRSGVLSNGLRYFIKTNARPEKRVELRLAVNTGSIMEDDDQLGLAHFVEHMAFNGTTHFQKNDLISYLQSAGVKFGAHINAYTSFDETVYMLTLPSDKQDIIHNGFLILEDWAHGITFDSLEIEKERGVVIEEWRTGIGAQQRMRDQYWPKLFYGSRYAERMPIGKKEILEKFSHASIKRFYKDWYRPELMSVIAVGDIQPDSIEYLIRKHFSNIATSDAKKVRPRNDFPVPPHKETWTAVARDKEAPNTMAQIFYKHPSQTVRSVQDYRTSLLRMLYTGMLNKRMEELTQQANPPFVFGGAFYGNFMRATDVYAVYAGTGETALERGLLAVLIENRRAQQHGFSRDEMEDYKKEILSNYESSYNNRDKVLSSSLADEFVEYALTAEAAPGMAWEYETVKRLLPTITVDEIHALAAQWITTENRIGVVTAPQNETVKLPDEARLLALIDSVATIQTAPYVYKTVQVPLLATLPRPGKIVKTKTLKEIAAEEWTLSNGMKVILKPTTYMTDEIKFSAYSFGGWSLGAPSQDMSAIYGMAPLGEGGIAEFSKTDLEKILSGKNVSVSTGIRMLSETISGQSLKKDMETMFQLIYLNFTAPRLDTTVFYALLSRQMAYIKNLDNDPRFVFSNELNRVVSRDHPRDPSVLRRERFSEINPQTALAIYLDRFAEAGDFVMTIVGSFEIETMRPFVERYLAGLPTTGRKETFKDLGIRRPDRNMDTTIYRGVDPRAQVNMQFHGALKKYDDLFLLRATAMLLTNKLIENLREDKGGVYGTSANAYANKYPVSNYAVIIGFSCAPERLDSLIGAVHEEIRKLAENGPAESDVNKIREALRRDLERNQKENAYWLRWIENAYYENASIKNITPEAQEKMIRRLSAKDIRKIAQKYIQNGHALIFKMRPEEKK; from the coding sequence ATGCAACGAAGAACGTTTGTTCTGCTTTTTTTATCGCTTAGTCTTACTTCGCTTTTCGCACAAACCGGCGAAACGATACCCATGGATCCTGCGGTACGCAGCGGCGTATTGTCCAACGGTTTAAGATATTTTATCAAAACCAATGCGCGCCCAGAAAAACGTGTGGAATTGCGTTTGGCGGTCAATACCGGCTCCATCATGGAAGATGACGATCAACTTGGTCTGGCGCATTTTGTAGAACACATGGCTTTCAACGGTACGACACATTTTCAAAAAAATGATTTGATCAGCTATTTGCAGTCGGCCGGCGTCAAATTTGGCGCACATATCAACGCGTATACGTCGTTCGATGAAACCGTGTACATGCTTACACTACCCAGCGACAAACAGGATATTATTCACAACGGATTCCTCATTCTGGAAGACTGGGCGCACGGCATCACATTTGACAGCCTCGAAATCGAAAAGGAGCGTGGCGTTGTGATCGAAGAGTGGCGTACCGGTATCGGCGCTCAGCAGCGCATGCGCGATCAATATTGGCCCAAATTATTTTACGGTTCGCGTTATGCCGAACGTATGCCGATCGGAAAAAAAGAAATTCTCGAAAAATTTTCCCACGCTTCGATCAAACGTTTTTACAAAGATTGGTACCGCCCCGAACTGATGTCCGTCATCGCGGTCGGCGACATCCAACCGGACTCCATCGAATATCTGATTCGCAAGCATTTTTCAAATATTGCTACGTCGGATGCCAAAAAAGTGCGCCCGCGTAATGATTTTCCCGTACCTCCGCATAAAGAAACATGGACTGCCGTTGCGCGTGACAAAGAAGCGCCCAACACAATGGCCCAGATTTTTTACAAACACCCATCCCAAACCGTACGTTCAGTTCAGGATTATCGTACGTCCCTATTGCGTATGCTGTACACCGGGATGCTCAATAAACGTATGGAAGAACTGACTCAGCAAGCCAATCCTCCTTTTGTTTTTGGCGGAGCTTTTTATGGTAATTTTATGCGTGCCACGGATGTGTATGCCGTGTATGCGGGTACGGGCGAAACGGCTCTGGAACGAGGACTCCTCGCCGTACTCATCGAAAATCGTCGTGCACAGCAGCACGGTTTTTCTCGCGATGAAATGGAAGATTATAAAAAAGAAATCCTTTCGAACTATGAATCTTCATACAATAATCGCGACAAAGTGCTTTCTTCATCCCTTGCCGATGAATTCGTAGAATATGCCCTTACCGCAGAAGCCGCACCCGGCATGGCATGGGAATACGAGACCGTTAAACGTCTTCTTCCCACGATCACCGTTGATGAGATTCATGCTTTGGCCGCCCAATGGATTACCACGGAAAATCGTATCGGCGTCGTCACCGCACCCCAAAATGAGACCGTAAAACTTCCCGACGAAGCGCGTTTGCTTGCGCTAATAGACTCTGTAGCAACGATCCAAACAGCACCGTACGTATATAAAACCGTACAGGTACCGCTTTTAGCTACGTTGCCCCGTCCCGGCAAAATCGTCAAAACAAAAACACTCAAAGAAATTGCCGCTGAAGAATGGACGTTATCCAATGGAATGAAAGTGATTTTGAAACCGACCACCTACATGACCGATGAAATCAAATTCAGCGCATACAGCTTTGGCGGATGGTCGCTTGGTGCACCCTCTCAGGATATGTCTGCTATTTACGGCATGGCACCACTGGGTGAAGGAGGCATCGCTGAATTTTCTAAAACCGATTTGGAAAAAATTCTATCCGGCAAAAATGTATCCGTTTCGACAGGCATTCGCATGTTGAGTGAAACCATATCCGGGCAGTCGCTTAAAAAGGATATGGAAACTATGTTCCAACTGATCTATCTCAACTTTACTGCACCGCGATTGGACACTACGGTTTTTTACGCCTTGCTCAGCCGGCAAATGGCCTACATCAAAAACCTGGACAACGATCCCCGCTTTGTGTTTAGCAACGAACTCAATCGCGTTGTCAGCCGAGATCATCCCCGTGATCCCTCGGTTTTGCGGCGTGAACGTTTTTCAGAAATCAATCCACAAACGGCATTGGCGATATACCTTGATCGTTTTGCCGAAGCCGGCGATTTCGTAATGACGATCGTCGGCAGTTTTGAGATCGAGACGATGCGACCTTTTGTCGAACGTTATTTGGCCGGTTTACCTACGACCGGACGTAAAGAGACATTCAAAGATCTCGGAATTCGCAGGCCGGATCGGAATATGGATACCACGATTTATCGCGGTGTAGATCCGCGTGCTCAGGTCAATATGCAGTTTCACGGTGCTTTGAAAAAATACGACGATCTTTTTTTATTGCGCGCTACGGCAATGCTTTTGACCAATAAACTCATCGAAAACCTCCGCGAAGACAAAGGCGGAGTGTATGGCACAAGCGCCAATGCGTACGCCAATAAATATCCGGTATCTAATTACGCCGTGATCATCGGTTTCTCGTGCGCACCGGAGCGATTAGATTCCCTGATCGGTGCAGTGCACGAGGAGATTCGTAAATTAGCCGAAAATGGTCCGGCCGAATCCGATGTAAACAAAATCCGTGAAGCATTGCGCCGTGATCTGGAGCGGAATCAAAAAGAGAACGCTTACTGGTTACGATGGATCGAAAACGCTTATTACGAAAACGCTTCCATCAAAAACATTACTCCCGAAGCACAGGAAAAAATGATCCGTCGTTTATCGGCAAAAGATATTCGCAAAATCGCTCAAAAATATATTCAAAACGGCCACGCACTGATTTTTAAAATGCGGCCGGAGGAAAAAAAGTAA